A region from the Streptomyces sp. 3214.6 genome encodes:
- a CDS encoding TIGR02677 family protein, with protein MEEGYFGGEDGSEDELDERRDLFRYVTADNAAEYLAVMDQFTQTLLADLSAAEVSEALAKRGIALSPEDAEARCASLVRWKNLMPSARDPRVPTVAALRHTRARFQVTRLGGTVHRQVTKVLQMRDGAREVARELLGSMAVLLSKILSRAQHPRTIDAEALAADVTTVFTNQAYFADSIRDFYAYLSSVLVRYDLAGEEYASFKGLLLEYVHLIDTDVSRHSPAVLKCLEDLQPVLDHVLSALDSLPGLASADGAPVERLPGRQYNDWAELLAWYSGGEGGMSGPAQLRAAAESALGQLLTNARRMLTPGGTGGARRSDLMHLAGLFAQASVEEAHRGFAAAFGAYPARHVSFGPEEADPRDTASTSWWDAGPVDVPVSLRERGDRTARGRTARVPDPGMDIARLQEEAAQELAARQTAGAELAAAGALDGAHLTPAARDLLLELVSMALAKELSPSQAVRVEDIDLHVAVDVAESDTDTVIRSDDGDTTFLRLVLKACAAGEARPGDPPAESAADELAAGTDEDRQPPSAAGGVR; from the coding sequence GTGGAGGAAGGCTACTTCGGGGGCGAAGACGGCTCCGAAGACGAGTTAGACGAGCGGCGCGATCTCTTCCGGTATGTGACGGCCGACAACGCGGCTGAATACCTCGCCGTCATGGACCAGTTCACGCAGACGCTGCTGGCCGACCTGTCCGCCGCGGAGGTCAGTGAGGCCCTGGCGAAACGCGGTATCGCCCTGTCCCCGGAGGATGCGGAGGCCCGCTGCGCCAGCCTGGTCCGCTGGAAGAACCTCATGCCGTCCGCGCGCGATCCCCGTGTCCCCACGGTCGCCGCGCTGCGCCACACCCGGGCCCGTTTCCAGGTCACCCGGCTCGGCGGCACGGTCCACCGGCAGGTCACCAAGGTCCTGCAGATGCGCGACGGCGCGCGGGAGGTGGCACGCGAACTGCTCGGCAGCATGGCCGTGTTGCTGTCGAAGATCCTCAGCCGGGCACAGCATCCCCGCACCATCGACGCCGAGGCTCTGGCGGCCGATGTCACGACCGTCTTCACCAACCAGGCGTACTTCGCCGACAGCATCCGCGACTTCTACGCCTACCTGTCGTCCGTGCTGGTGCGCTACGACCTGGCCGGTGAGGAGTACGCGTCGTTCAAGGGCCTGCTGCTGGAATACGTCCACCTCATCGACACCGACGTCTCCCGGCACTCCCCCGCGGTCCTGAAATGCCTGGAAGACCTCCAGCCGGTCCTGGACCACGTCCTGAGCGCCCTGGACAGCCTGCCGGGCCTGGCCTCCGCGGACGGCGCCCCGGTCGAGCGGCTGCCGGGACGGCAGTACAACGACTGGGCGGAGCTGCTGGCCTGGTACAGCGGCGGCGAGGGCGGCATGTCCGGCCCGGCGCAGCTGCGGGCCGCGGCCGAGTCCGCTCTGGGACAGCTGCTCACCAACGCGCGGCGCATGCTCACCCCCGGCGGCACCGGAGGAGCCAGGCGCAGCGACCTGATGCACCTGGCCGGCCTGTTCGCACAGGCCAGTGTCGAAGAAGCCCACCGCGGCTTCGCAGCCGCCTTCGGCGCCTATCCCGCGCGCCATGTGAGCTTCGGTCCCGAGGAGGCCGACCCCCGCGACACCGCTTCGACGTCGTGGTGGGACGCCGGCCCGGTGGATGTCCCGGTCTCCTTGCGGGAGCGCGGCGACCGCACGGCGCGCGGCCGCACCGCGCGGGTGCCCGACCCCGGCATGGACATCGCCCGTCTGCAGGAAGAAGCCGCGCAGGAACTCGCGGCCCGCCAAACGGCCGGGGCCGAACTCGCCGCTGCCGGTGCGCTGGACGGAGCGCACCTCACTCCCGCGGCCCGTGACCTGCTGCTGGAACTGGTGTCCATGGCACTGGCCAAGGAACTCAGCCCGTCACAAGCCGTGCGTGTGGAGGACATCGATCTCCACGTCGCCGTGGACGTCGCGGAGTCGGACACCGACACCGTGATCAGATCGGACGACGGCGACACGACCTTCTTGCGTCTGGTTCTCAAAGCCTGCGCCGCCGGCGAGGCCCGCCCTGGTGACCCACCGGCCGAAAGCGCGGCAGACGAACTCGCCGCCGGCACGGACGAGGACCGGCAGCCGCCCTCGGCGGCAGGAGGCGTCCGGTGA
- a CDS encoding metallophosphoesterase family protein — protein MKALHTSDWHLGRTLARRSRDEEFDAVLAEITAIAETEQPDLIVHSGDLFDSYRPAHKDVLRAMRCLDALARIAPTVVLGGNHDSPELFDLLGYVCTLRPDADQDRLRFVHSRGDTDPGTVLDFDSRDGRERIRLAALPYVHPNRYLHLFPGFGTTEGAYAAGLRELQDGLLAQLHDSYEPGRDVLLFTAHQYVASAVPGQSERMWEVREPYATDADALPQVAYCALGHIHKPQPVGNGRLPARYAGSPLQMDFGESEETKSVTLVEAGPGRRTLITPHTLHSGRRLARFHGTLEELRTDAAQYSGVYLKAVIRSDEPLPRLGDKVAELVPEAVLVEVEEDCAATRATVLTGVDAAANGSLDITAAFSAYLADAGTPGQSADEVVAAFTDLLNTPDAALPDSPAEQLLTEALATPWTSPARGATETAS, from the coding sequence ATGAAAGCCCTGCACACATCCGACTGGCATCTGGGCCGCACACTGGCGCGCCGCTCCCGGGACGAGGAATTCGACGCCGTCCTGGCCGAGATCACCGCCATAGCCGAGACGGAACAGCCGGATCTCATCGTGCACAGCGGCGACCTGTTCGACTCCTACCGGCCCGCGCACAAGGACGTCCTGCGCGCGATGCGCTGCCTGGACGCCCTGGCACGCATCGCGCCCACCGTGGTCCTGGGGGGAAACCACGACTCCCCCGAGCTGTTCGACCTGCTGGGCTACGTGTGCACTCTGCGGCCCGACGCCGACCAGGACCGTCTGCGGTTCGTGCACAGCCGCGGCGACACCGATCCGGGCACCGTGCTCGACTTCGACAGCCGCGACGGGCGCGAGCGCATCCGCCTGGCCGCCCTGCCTTATGTGCACCCCAACCGCTACCTGCACCTGTTCCCCGGGTTCGGGACCACCGAGGGCGCCTACGCAGCCGGCCTGCGCGAACTGCAGGATGGGCTGCTCGCCCAGCTGCACGACAGCTACGAACCCGGCCGTGACGTGCTGCTCTTCACCGCCCACCAGTACGTGGCCAGCGCCGTCCCCGGCCAGAGCGAGCGGATGTGGGAGGTACGCGAGCCCTACGCCACCGACGCCGACGCCCTTCCTCAGGTCGCCTACTGCGCCCTCGGGCACATCCACAAACCCCAGCCTGTCGGCAACGGCCGGCTCCCGGCCCGCTACGCCGGCAGCCCGCTGCAGATGGACTTCGGCGAGAGCGAGGAGACCAAGAGCGTCACCCTCGTCGAGGCAGGCCCCGGCCGGCGCACCCTCATCACCCCGCACACCCTGCACTCCGGGCGGCGCCTGGCCCGCTTCCACGGCACCCTCGAGGAGCTGCGCACCGACGCAGCTCAGTACAGCGGTGTCTATCTCAAGGCGGTCATCCGCAGCGACGAGCCCCTCCCCCGGCTCGGAGACAAGGTCGCCGAACTGGTGCCGGAGGCAGTCCTGGTGGAGGTCGAGGAGGACTGCGCGGCCACCCGAGCGACTGTCCTGACAGGCGTCGACGCGGCCGCCAACGGGAGCCTCGACATCACGGCGGCGTTCAGCGCCTACCTCGCCGATGCCGGCACCCCCGGGCAGAGCGCCGACGAGGTGGTGGCCGCCTTCACCGACCTGCTGAACACACCGGATGCCGCGCTGCCGGACTCCCCCGCCGAGCAGCTTCTCACCGAAGCCCTCGCCACCCCCTGGACCAGCCCCGCCCGCGGCGCAACGGAGACCGCCTCATGA
- a CDS encoding helix-turn-helix domain-containing protein, with product MTTHLAQCGSADGAASGMVPGAAPRQCKFVGRRHVSRPGSLHSTGSSPADAGGHRHIQERSNTTTHDHFVAIFATRDYGGVMTESLNARVRQVLDGVGDHQAQFARRIGMSADKLSKSLNGTRRFTSLELALIAEQGHTTVDWLLHGTEPRTATALAARTRARGAAAPDDSKAAALRHAEIIDALASMGHHLTLPELPSVPGESDLIVQGSRLAEEASAVIGLSSRGVTVRGLAEQWEKAFGLVAAATDLPDGLDGLSWDAGDFRLVLVGRTDVWTRQRFTLAHELGHILAGDATDRPLTEHIAPHIDQGQAEVRANAFAAELLMPHKEVAQSAASAGSLNEEALLSLSWEYQVSPSAMATRLHTLGVISDKQRRSWSAATTRMAALHAGDPGRHMRYAQQAGDGWYSASLAKLAISAYVRGDISIRLVATVTGLDSDRLLDLFHPGPGAPEETPRPDAAMTGPAELAFFP from the coding sequence ATGACCACGCACCTCGCTCAATGCGGCTCGGCCGACGGTGCGGCGTCCGGCATGGTGCCTGGCGCCGCACCGCGCCAGTGCAAGTTCGTGGGGCGCCGTCACGTGAGTCGGCCGGGATCGTTACACAGCACGGGCTCTTCACCTGCGGACGCTGGGGGACACCGTCATATTCAGGAACGATCGAACACGACCACCCATGATCATTTCGTTGCGATTTTCGCAACCCGTGATTACGGTGGAGTAATGACGGAATCGTTGAATGCGCGAGTGCGCCAGGTACTCGACGGCGTCGGCGACCACCAGGCGCAGTTCGCGCGGCGCATAGGGATGTCCGCCGACAAGCTCAGCAAGTCCCTGAACGGCACACGGCGTTTCACCTCCCTGGAACTGGCACTCATCGCCGAACAGGGGCACACCACGGTCGACTGGCTGCTGCACGGCACCGAGCCGCGCACAGCCACGGCCTTGGCGGCCCGCACCCGCGCACGCGGCGCGGCAGCGCCGGATGACAGCAAGGCGGCGGCGCTGCGCCATGCCGAGATCATCGACGCCCTGGCCAGCATGGGACACCATCTGACTCTGCCGGAGCTACCCTCGGTGCCCGGTGAGTCCGACCTCATCGTGCAGGGATCGCGGCTTGCCGAAGAGGCCTCTGCCGTGATCGGCCTCAGTTCACGCGGTGTCACCGTACGCGGGCTCGCCGAGCAGTGGGAGAAAGCCTTCGGCCTCGTCGCCGCGGCCACCGACCTCCCCGACGGCCTCGACGGGCTGTCATGGGACGCCGGCGACTTCCGTCTTGTCCTAGTCGGCCGCACGGATGTGTGGACACGCCAGCGCTTCACCCTTGCCCACGAACTGGGCCACATCCTGGCCGGCGATGCCACCGACCGCCCCCTGACCGAACACATCGCCCCCCACATCGACCAGGGCCAGGCCGAGGTCAGGGCCAACGCGTTTGCCGCCGAACTGCTCATGCCGCACAAGGAAGTTGCGCAGAGCGCCGCCAGCGCAGGGAGCCTGAACGAGGAAGCGCTTTTGTCCCTGTCCTGGGAGTACCAGGTCTCCCCCAGCGCGATGGCGACACGACTGCATACCCTCGGCGTCATCAGTGACAAACAGCGCCGCTCATGGTCGGCCGCCACCACCCGCATGGCGGCACTGCACGCGGGCGACCCCGGCCGGCACATGCGGTACGCCCAGCAGGCGGGGGACGGCTGGTACTCCGCCAGCCTGGCCAAACTGGCCATCTCCGCCTACGTGAGGGGCGACATCAGCATCCGGCTCGTCGCCACCGTGACCGGGCTGGACTCCGACCGACTGCTGGACCTCTTCCATCCGGGCCCCGGGGCGCCGGAGGAGACCCCGCGGCCCGACGCCGCAATGACCGGCCCTGCAGAACTGGCTTTCTTCCCGTGA
- a CDS encoding AAA family ATPase, translated as MKIVRLAFSGVRSYPDTCTIDFTGKTLVGILGDTGAGKTSILEAVTAALYGKCSWTDRAAQLRSDDCPAMMVDLVFSVDGREWTVHRVFHETRRTQARLTDPDGRHTDGVGAVDDAIRALIGIDYVTFKSSVLVPQGRFDDLLNAGDADRTRILKSLFGVDELQRVRQLAIDSSNHLEGLISQAQREDARLHADPRAQAQAARERHERAAAGVTDLSGRLTELRRLQTQAAQAKQHAHQSAEAASALTERRVTDYGSITAAVRQTQDELQHLLEANAQAESTAGADLLAVTAKRDAATAAGLTPDALAAAAQVLQDLPGRLTALDERETAHAELLAELEGEEEGLAGRAGELQDAEEHIEELRGQLQDAEDEAEGAFEALQTLTAAVRRAGEAAGALARERAAQALTQDKLTALVQTPPDSDLDEVRAAKVRAQDVLDGIRRQEAAHTAGDGLAAGDGCPVCIRTLPEGYQPPQPQDAEALDHAKATVEKASAALADAEQQHTRHAHEVEQLQAAQDEHRRQVQEATGLLEVSLPLVRERAQELAARSAHSQPAAFAKELEGAAAAALSRMAQSAPPAAAEQENLADAVLQNARGCVAQMQEAVDAGRNELAQEEAELGAARAALETATLASQKRRAQARQTTERLENEQRVLLTSLSALPELAQAHLPEQPALPGPDHLEAAAEAVRHEQNRQQELSERQERLRALVHSLLREQGELNERRQQEVAQPLHQLEARLLRWADSALSAAARIEEAQRPALPAPAETNDLTATQEYASALERVSTLLLAALDEHDTAARAAMAELTAQLSAHAEAVTAAYPDTAVLRVSAETDPLDSTLLDGLSSQAGTLRNEARHALEDEEKALSQVPHKDRLKAAITAGERQLAAWQAVSTHLTDGKFLGHLTDLRTRALLAHGSELLQQLSGGRLGFTENFDIVSLTTHARRSSRTLSGGETFQASLALSLALMEMHGRSGTRLESLFLDEGFGTLDTAALDSALQVLRTHVGTDKLLAVISHLRPVAETVHDVLWVEKDHRGSTARWLTAAERDSLVRDDLHNLADLA; from the coding sequence ATGAAGATCGTCCGCCTGGCCTTCTCGGGAGTGCGCAGCTACCCCGACACCTGCACGATCGACTTCACCGGCAAGACCCTCGTCGGCATCCTCGGCGACACCGGCGCGGGCAAGACCAGCATCCTGGAAGCCGTCACAGCCGCCCTGTACGGCAAATGCTCCTGGACCGACCGCGCAGCGCAGCTACGCTCCGACGACTGCCCGGCCATGATGGTCGACCTGGTGTTCTCCGTGGACGGCCGGGAATGGACGGTCCATCGCGTCTTCCACGAGACCCGCCGCACCCAGGCACGGCTGACAGATCCGGACGGCAGGCACACCGACGGTGTAGGCGCCGTCGACGACGCCATCCGTGCCCTCATCGGAATCGACTACGTCACCTTCAAGTCCTCCGTCCTGGTGCCGCAGGGGCGCTTCGACGATCTGCTCAACGCAGGTGACGCCGACCGAACCCGCATCCTGAAGTCCCTCTTCGGCGTCGACGAACTGCAGCGTGTGCGGCAGCTCGCCATCGACTCCAGCAACCATCTCGAGGGCCTCATCAGCCAGGCGCAACGCGAAGACGCCCGGCTGCACGCCGATCCGCGTGCGCAGGCGCAAGCGGCCCGGGAACGCCACGAAAGGGCCGCCGCCGGTGTCACGGACCTCAGTGGCCGGCTGACCGAGCTGCGCCGGCTGCAGACCCAGGCGGCACAGGCCAAGCAGCATGCCCACCAGAGCGCAGAAGCCGCCTCCGCGCTCACCGAGCGCCGCGTCACGGACTACGGCAGTATCACCGCCGCCGTCCGGCAGACTCAGGACGAACTGCAGCATCTGCTAGAGGCCAACGCCCAGGCCGAGAGCACCGCCGGAGCCGATCTCCTGGCCGTCACCGCCAAGCGGGATGCAGCCACCGCGGCAGGCCTGACGCCCGATGCCCTGGCTGCTGCCGCCCAGGTCCTTCAGGATCTGCCCGGTCGACTCACCGCCCTCGATGAGAGGGAAACAGCGCACGCCGAGCTCCTGGCCGAGCTTGAAGGGGAAGAAGAAGGCCTGGCCGGGCGCGCCGGCGAACTGCAGGATGCCGAGGAGCACATCGAGGAATTGCGCGGGCAGCTGCAGGATGCCGAGGACGAAGCGGAGGGTGCCTTTGAGGCGCTGCAGACGCTGACGGCCGCCGTCCGGCGCGCCGGTGAAGCGGCCGGAGCACTCGCGCGGGAGCGTGCCGCCCAGGCCCTCACGCAGGACAAGCTCACCGCCCTGGTACAGACGCCTCCCGACAGCGACTTGGACGAAGTCCGGGCCGCGAAGGTGCGGGCGCAGGACGTGCTGGACGGCATCCGGCGCCAGGAGGCGGCACACACGGCAGGCGACGGGCTGGCTGCCGGCGACGGCTGCCCGGTCTGCATCAGGACGCTGCCCGAGGGCTACCAGCCGCCGCAGCCGCAGGATGCCGAGGCCCTCGACCATGCCAAGGCCACGGTGGAGAAGGCCTCCGCCGCACTGGCCGACGCCGAGCAGCAGCACACCCGGCACGCGCATGAGGTCGAACAGCTCCAGGCGGCCCAGGACGAGCACCGGCGCCAGGTGCAGGAAGCCACCGGCCTGCTGGAGGTTTCCCTGCCCCTGGTGCGAGAGCGGGCCCAGGAACTCGCCGCACGCAGCGCCCACTCCCAACCCGCGGCGTTCGCAAAGGAGTTGGAGGGCGCAGCCGCCGCGGCCCTGTCCCGCATGGCCCAATCCGCGCCCCCGGCTGCCGCCGAGCAGGAGAACCTGGCGGATGCAGTGCTGCAGAACGCCCGCGGCTGTGTCGCACAGATGCAGGAGGCGGTCGACGCCGGCAGGAACGAGCTGGCACAGGAGGAAGCTGAACTGGGCGCTGCGCGCGCGGCGTTGGAAACGGCCACGCTCGCCTCACAGAAACGACGCGCACAGGCACGCCAGACCACCGAGCGCCTGGAGAACGAGCAGCGCGTCCTGCTGACGAGCTTGTCCGCGCTGCCCGAACTCGCGCAGGCACACCTGCCCGAGCAGCCGGCGCTCCCCGGCCCTGACCACCTCGAAGCCGCAGCCGAGGCCGTGCGGCACGAGCAGAACCGTCAACAGGAGCTGTCTGAGCGGCAGGAGAGGCTGCGCGCGCTCGTGCACTCGCTGCTGAGAGAGCAGGGTGAGCTGAACGAACGCCGGCAGCAGGAGGTCGCCCAGCCTCTGCACCAACTCGAGGCCCGGCTGCTGCGATGGGCGGACAGCGCTCTCAGCGCGGCCGCGCGCATCGAGGAGGCACAGCGACCCGCGCTGCCCGCCCCGGCCGAGACGAACGACCTCACGGCCACACAGGAGTACGCCTCAGCCCTGGAGAGGGTCAGCACCCTGCTGCTGGCAGCTCTGGACGAACACGACACCGCGGCACGCGCAGCCATGGCGGAGCTCACCGCTCAGCTTTCCGCACACGCGGAAGCGGTGACCGCCGCCTACCCGGATACCGCCGTGCTGCGGGTAAGTGCCGAGACGGATCCGCTGGACTCCACCCTCCTGGACGGCTTGAGCAGCCAAGCCGGCACCCTGCGCAACGAGGCCAGGCATGCCCTGGAGGACGAGGAGAAGGCCCTGTCCCAGGTTCCGCACAAGGACCGGCTGAAGGCAGCCATCACCGCCGGCGAGCGCCAGCTGGCGGCATGGCAGGCGGTGAGCACGCACCTGACGGACGGGAAGTTCCTCGGCCACCTCACCGACTTGCGCACCCGCGCCCTGCTCGCGCACGGCAGCGAACTGCTGCAGCAGCTGTCCGGCGGCCGGCTGGGCTTCACCGAAAACTTCGACATCGTCAGCCTCACCACCCATGCCCGCCGCAGCTCACGCACTCTCTCAGGCGGAGAGACCTTCCAGGCCTCACTGGCCCTTTCCCTCGCACTGATGGAGATGCACGGCCGCAGCGGCACCCGCCTGGAGAGCCTCTTCCTCGACGAAGGTTTCGGCACCCTGGACACCGCCGCCCTCGACAGCGCCCTGCAAGTCCTGCGCACTCACGTCGGCACCGACAAACTGCTGGCTGTCATCAGCCACCTGCGGCCGGTCGCCGAGACCGTGCACGACGTGCTGTGGGTTGAAAAGGACCACCGCGGCTCGACGGCGCGCTGGCTCACCGCCGCAGAACGCGACAGCCTCGTCCGCGACGACCTGCACAACCTCGCGGACCTGGCATGA